The proteins below come from a single Corylus avellana chromosome ca3, CavTom2PMs-1.0 genomic window:
- the LOC132174674 gene encoding receptor-like protein kinase THESEUS 1 codes for MVKMKAVKLVPLILAIVLFMGHGSCASFTPVDNYLIACGSSKSFTFQDRTFVPDSDHSSLVLKTGNSSVSSSNSSVPSPIYQSARIFVGMGSYKFKIEQEGRHWVRLYFYPLPKSGQNLNSASMSIITDNIVLLNNFTFKNYNGSYMFKEYAINVTSDTLTLTFIPSNNSFAFINAIEVVSIPDLVLPDQALAVNPSSTVSGLSELALETVYRLNMGGPLLTAQNDTLGRTWENDVKYLHVNSSAANVSVSPSNIKYPAGVTPEVAPNLVYATAEMMEDPNVAIVNFNITWVFSVDPSFMYLVRVHFCDIVSKSLNSLVFNLFINSDIALGSLDLSSLTTDLNIPYYRDFVSNSSAGSNTLTVSVGPDIMADTRNAIMNGLEIMKISNKAGSLDGLLSVESFLPSSPSKKISIGIIVGSIVGAVAVMALIVLCCCCLVAHKSKTPQQGHPWLPLPLYGNSQTMTKMSTTSQKSATASCISLSSTSLGRLFMFQEILDATNKFDESLLLGVGGFGRVYKGTLEDGTKVAVKRGNPRSEQGIAEFRTEIEMLSKLRHRHLVSLIGYCDERSEMILVYEYMANGPLRSHLYGTDLPSLPWKQRLEICIGAARGLHYLHTGAAQSIIHRDVKTTNILLDENFVAKVADFGLSKTGPAIDQTHVSTAVKGSFGYLDPEYFRRQQLTEKSDVYSFGVVLMEVLCTRPALNPVLPREQVNIAEWAMSWQKKGMLDHIMDPNLVGKVNPASLKKFGETAEKCLAEHGVDRPSMGDVLWNLEYALQLEETSSALMEPEDNSTNHIPGIPLTPLEPFDNSVSMVDGVNSGTDDDGEDAATSAVFSQLVNPRGR; via the coding sequence ATGGTGAAGATGAAAGCAGTGAAGTTGGTGCCTCTGATTCTGGCTATTGTTCTGTTTATGGGTCATGGATCATGTGCCTCATTCACTCCTGTTGACAACTACTTAATTGCTTGCGGTTCTTCAAAAAGTTTCACCTTCCAAGATCGAACTTTTGTTCCTGATTCCGACCATTCTTCACTTGTCCTAAAAACTGGCAATTCTAGTGTTTCCAGTTCCAATTCTAGTGTTCCATCCCCCATCTACCAATCTGCTCGAATTTTCGTGGGCATGGgttcttataaatttaaaattgagcAAGAAGGCCGGCATTGGGTCCGCCTCTACTTTTACCCTCTTCCAAAATCAGGCCAAAACTTGAACTCTGCCTCAATGTCCATCATCACTGATAATATTGTGCTCTTGAACAACTTCACATTCAAGAACTACAATGGTTCTTATATGTTTAAGGAATACGCAATCAATGTGACTTCAGATACCTTGACCCTCACTTTCATTCCTTCCAACAATTCATTTGCATTTATCAATGCAATTGAAGTTGTCTCTATCCCAGATTTGGTGCTCCCTGACCAGGCATTGGCTGTAAATCCATCTTCTACTGTTAGTGGTCTGTCTGAACTTGCCCTTGAAACCGTTTACCGGCTAAATATGGGCGGTCCTTTGCTCACAGCTCAAAATGATACCCTTGGAAGGACTTGGGAGAATGATGTGAAGTACCTCCATGTGAACAGTTCTGCAGCGAATGTCTCAGTCAGCCCTTCAAACATAAAATATCCAGCTGGTGTCACCCCTGAAGTAGCACCGAATTTGGTGTATGCCACTGCTGAAATGATGGAGGATCCTAATGTAGCCATTGTGAACTTCAACATAACTTGGGTCTTCTCTGTTGATCCAAGCTTTATGTATCTTGTTCGCGTGCATTTCTGTGATATTGTGAGCAAGTCTCTAAACAGTCTAGTTTTCAATCTCTTCATAAATTCCGATATTGCTCTTGGGAGTCTTGATCTATCTTCCCTTACTACTGACTTGAATATTCCATACTATAGAGACTTTGTTTCCAACTCCTCGGCGGGTTCAAATACTTTGACTGTTAGTGTTGGTCCGGATATTATGGCTGATACCAGAAATGCAATTATGAATGGGCTGGAGATTATGAAAATCAGCAATAAAGCTGGGAGCTTGGATGGCCTTTTGTCTGTTGAGAGTTTCCTTCCTAGTTCACCCTCAAAGAAGATCAGTATAGGTATCATAGTTGGTTCTATCGTAGGAGCTGTAGCTGTCATGGCACtaattgttttgtgttgttgttgcCTGGTGGCCCACAAGTCCAAGACTCCTCAACAAGGGCATCCATGGCTTCCTTTGCCCTTATATGGAAACTCTCAGACCATGACAAAGATGTCCACAACTTCCCAAAAGAGTGCAACAGCTAGCTGCATTTCATTATCTTCCACCAGTCTTGGTCGGCTCTTCATGTTCCAAGAAATCCTGGATGCAACGAACAAGTTTGATGAGAGTCTACTTCTTGGGGTAGGTGGCTTTGGGAGGGTTTACAAGGGAACCCTAGAGGATGGGACAAAAGTAGCTGTTAAGAGAGGAAACCCCAGATCTGAACAGGGTATTGCTGAATTCCGAACCGAGATTGAGATGTTATCCAAGCTCCGCCATCGCCACCTTGTGTCTCTTATTGGCTATTGTGATGAAAGGTCAGAAATGATTCTGGTCTATGAATACATGGCTAATGGACCCCTCAGAAGCCATTTGTACGGAACAGATCTTCCATCTCTACCATGGAAGCAACGGCTTGAAATTTGCATTGGTGCTGCAAGGGGGCTCCATTATCTCCACACTGGTGCAGCTCAAAGCATAATTCACCGAGACGTGAAGACAACCAACATTCTCTTGGACGAGAACTTTGTGGCCAAAGTTGCTGATTTTGGCCTCTCAAAAACAGGTCCAGCTATAGATCAGACCCATGTGAGTACAGCTGTTAAAGGAAGTTTTGGTTACCTTGACCCTGAATACTTTAGAAGGCAACAGCTTACAGAAAAATCAGATGTGTATTCATTCGGAGTAGTTCTAATGGAAGTTCTCTGCACAAGGCCGGCTTTAAACCCTGTACTCCCTAGAGAGCAAGTCAACATAGCAGAATGGGCGATGAGCTGGCAAAAGAAGGGCATGCTGGATCATATCATGGACCCAAATCTGGTCGGGAAGGTGAATCCGGCTTCTCTAAAGAAGTTTGGGGAGACGGCTGAGAAGTGCCTGGCCGAGCATGGGGTGGACAGGCCATCAATGGGAGATGTCTTGTGGAATCTTGAATACGCACTTCAGCTTGAGGAGACCTCATCTGCACTCATGGAACCTGAAGATAACAGCACAAACCACATTCCAGGAATCCCATTGACCCCACTTGAACCATTTGATAACAGCGTAAGTATGGTTGACGGGGTGAACTCCGGTACAGATGATGATGGAGAAGATGCTGCCACAAGTGCTGTATTCTCTCAGTTAGTAAATCCTCGTGGAAGATGA
- the LOC132175723 gene encoding putative late blight resistance protein homolog R1B-16: MEPRIQSLMSFQSLAWVGWEKLLLPKKSTIMIALLIEILKSQMPISDELTSKLKGTSDEEAKEFLIEQLLKCLQGKRYLVVMDDIWKPQVWNEVKDAFPDNSNGSRILITSRITEVALHASLTPPYFLQFLNKDESWELFCKKVFRGGECPPELEALGNQIAEGCRGLPLSIVVLGGLLANKEKTHRTWSKVIADVNWYLTECRDILALSYTYLPRRLKPCFLYIGAFPEDFEIPVKELIKLWIAEGFIQHTGRRNVEDVADDYVEELIDRNLIQVATRRSDEGAKTCRIHDLLRDLCITKSAEEKLLYVHRDDNSSWNTSRRHSIQSRILHQFISSNNSSTSYARSFLSFGSDFRLKFEEIHWKWVHNNLKMLRVLHLELVTIFVPEEIGTLIHLRYLKIFCISIPDSIGNLKNLETLAINTQGGAASVFLPHSIIRLTRLRNLQGHVGLPDNFPLVTAWSSLQVLSNITMNSQIVHFIVEGKLPNLRKLGLYNSGAWCLDRIDFKATFPSVHHLSHLQTLNISSFVTGVVKLPDSIPETITKISLKRVDLHNSSMEVLGKFPKLLILKLYCCCLPRDLHFHARSFPQLQSLKLEEEDFGNWIQDEGAMANLRHLVIKSCPQFTIHSSDLRKSTALREVEVLHCSSSMTNMFKRLQMEIGFKLHTERALVFREF, from the exons ATGGAACCCAGAATTCAAAGCTTGATGTCATTTCAATCATTGGCATGGGTGGGTTGGGAAAAACTACTCTTGCcaaaaaaatctacaataatGATCGCGTTAttgattgaaattttaaaatctcagATGCCAATATCAGATGAGTTGACATCAAAACTCAAAGGGACGAGTGACGAAGAGGCAAAAGAGTTCCTAATAGAACAGTTGCTCAAATGCTTGCAAGGGAAGAGGTACCTAGTAGTCATGGACGACATCTGGAAACCCCAAGTCTGGAATGAGGTAAAAGATGCTTTTCCTGATAACTCCAATGGAAGCCGAATATTAATCACCAGCCGCATAACAGAAGTGGCCTTACATGCAAGTCTTACTCCTCCTTACTTTCTCCAATTTCTTAACAAAGATGAAAGCTGGGAACTCTTTTGTAAAAAAGTATTTCGAGGAGGAGAATGTCCTCCTGAGCTAGAAGCTCTAGGGAATCAAATTGCAGAAGGTTGCCGTGGGTTGCCACTTTCAATTGTGGTACTGGGGGGTCTTTTAGCAAACAAAGAGAAGACACATCGAACATGGTCGAAAGTGATTGCCGATGTAAATTGGTATCTTACTGAATGCAGAGACATTCTGGCCTTAAGTTACACCTACCTACCACGGCGCTTGAAACCATGTTTCTTGTATATTGGTGCATTCCCAGAAGATTTTGAGATTCCTGTAAAGGAATTGATCAAACTATGGATAGCTGAGGGATTCATACAGCACACTGGCAGACGAAACGTTGAAGATGTTGCTGATGACTACGTAGAGGAGCTTATTGATCGAAATTTGATCCAAGTGGCTACTAGGAGGTCAGATGAAGGAGCGAAGACATGTCGTATTCATGATCTTCTGCGAGATCTATGCATAACCAAGAGCGCGGAAGAAAAACTTCTTTATGTACATAGAGATGATAACTCATCCTGGAACACCTCTCGCAGACATTCCATCCAAAGTAGAATTCTTCATCAATTCATTTCTTCAAACAATTCTAGCACTTCATATGCTCGTTCTTTTTTGTCCTTTGGAAGTGACTTTAGGTTGAAGTTTGAGGAAATCCACTGGAAGTGGGTCCACAACAACTTGAAAATGCTTCGTGTACTTCATTTGGAGCTAGTTACCATTTTTGTTCCAGAAGAGATTGGAACATTGATCCATTTGAGGTACTTGAAGATATTTTGTATATCTATTCCAGATTCTATTGGCAACCTGAAGAATCTAGAAACACTTGCCATAAACACACAAGGTGGAGCGGCTAGTGTATTTTTGCCGCACTCGATAATAAGGCTGACGCGTTTAAGGAACTTGCAGGGGCATGTGGGTTTACCTGATAATTTCCCCTTGGTCACAGCTTGGTCGAGCCTCCAAGTCCTTTCCAATATTACAATGAACTCACAAATTGTGCATTTCATTGTCGAGGGCAAGCTTCCTAATTTAAGGAAATTAGGGCTATATAATTCGGGAGCCTGGTGCTTAGATAGAATTGATTTTAAAGCTACTTTCCCAAGCGTCCACCACTTAAGTCATCTCCAAACATTGAACATTTCAAGTTTTGTAACGGGGGTGGTTAAGCTTCCTGATTCAATTCCAGAGACAATCACCAAGATAAGCTTAAAGCGGGTGGACTTACATAACAGTAGCATGGAAGTGTTGGGAAAATTTCCTAAACTTTTAATACTAAAACTATATTGTTGCTGTCTTCCTAGAGATCTTCACTTCCATGCACGTTCGTTTCCTCAACTCCAATCCCTAAAATTGGAGGAAGAGGACTTTGGAAACTGGATACAGGATGAAGGTGCAATGGCAAACCTAAGGCATTTGGTTATCAAGAGCTGCCCTCAATTTACCATCCACTCTTCTGACTTACGGAAATCAACTGCCTTGCGAGAGGTGGAGGTCTTACATTGCAGCTCTTCTATGACAAATATGTTTAAGAGATTGCAGATGGAGATTGGTTTTAAGCTACATACTGAGCGTGCCTTGGTTTTTAG GGAATTTTGA
- the LOC132174494 gene encoding F-box/kelch-repeat protein At2g43270-like, translated as MAQYFLEEIVREILLKLPVKSLLRFNSVNKEWRSIIESPTFASDHLAHINRSDNNSTGRLLALKVSDETYCPSKNTTAIITACLAKQETEQACQYNVKSFDEYTDLMTLPQPCAYETGYVHPHSTSWGFGFDSRTNDCKVVKIDSQVQIFSLATGSWKSSRVGAPPACSSSNRGPQPFINGAIHWLASIRIGNDANQVIKYQRQSILSFDISNEIFREIMLPKTLSIHSPKFCSITEYGKSLALCVGGIWFNSLWVMKEYGAAETWTQVLNHNTLVGLPKPLGFSSSGAALLKTSYVPKCTKIKTENARKGAYCFAGSYVESLVLLNQPKFSRKRPRRGEWMG; from the exons ATGGCGCAATATTTTCTAGAGGAAATCGTTCGCGAAATTCTCTTGAAACTACCCGTGAAATCCCTCTTGAGATTCAACAGCGTCAACAAAGAATGGCGCTCCATCATCGAAAGCCCTACCTTTGCTTCCGATCACCTCGCCCACATAAACCGTTCCGATAACAACAGCACCGGCCGCCTTCTCGCTTTAAAGGTTTCCGACGAGACTTATTGCCCTTCCAAAAACACCACAGCCATCATCACCGCCTGCCTTGCCAAACAAGAAACAGAACAAGCATGCCAGTATAAcgtcaaatcattcgatgaatacACTGACTTGA TGACCCTTCCTCAACCCTGCGCCTACGAGACAGGGTACGTTCACCCGCATTCTACTTCCTGGGGATTTGGGTTTGATTCACGGACAAACGACTGCAAAgtagtaaaaattgattctcAGGTTCAGATTTTCTCACTCGCTACGGGCTCTTGGAAAAGCAGTAGAGTCGGCGCTCCTCCTGCGTGTAGTTCAAGTAACCGTGGTCCACAACCTTTCATCAATGGGGCTATTCATTGGCTTGCTTCAATCAGGATTGGCAACGATGCTAATCAAGTGATCAAGTATCAACGACAGTCGATCTTGTCGTTTGATATAAGTAATGAGATATTTCGTGAGATAATGCTACCGAAAACGCTGTCTATTCATAGCCCAAAATTCTGTTCTATCACAGAATACGGAAAATCACTTGCGCTGTGTGTTGGAGGAATTTGGTTTAATTCTTTGTGGGTGATGAAAGAATATGGTGCAGCAGAGACATGGACCCAAGTTTTAAATCATAACACACTAGTAGGCTTACCAAAACCATTGGGTTTTAGTTCGAGCGGCGCGGCACTGTTGAAAACTTCTTATGTTCCTAAGtgcacaaaaattaaaacagagaATGCACGTAAGGGAGCCTATTGCTTTGCTGGTTCTTATGTGGAGAGCCTCGTTTTGCTCAACCAACcaaagttttcaagaaaacGACCAAGAAGAGGAGAATGGATGGGTTAA